The Geoalkalibacter subterraneus genome contains the following window.
AGTTCCGGATCGAGGGTTGGTTCGCCGCCGGAGATCACTACACCGTCGATGAACTTGCGTCGATCTTCGATCTCGCGCAGAAGGGTATCGGCTGGATAATCGGGATGATCCTCGGGGGTGAGAACCAGGGAACCGTTGTGACAGAACGGACAGGTGAGGTTGCAACCGCCGTAAAAAACGAGGGAAGCGATCCTGCCCGGATAATCGAGCAGGCTCGTTCCCTGAAATCCTTTAATGCCCATGGCCAGTGTCAGTTCCGGCCCTGGCCGTGCTCGACCAGGAACTCGCGGCGATCCTTGAACTCTTCTTTCTTGCCCTTGTTCCATTGCTGTACGGGGCGGAAGAAACCGCAGACGCGGGAGTAAACTTCAACTTTTGCTTCACATTTGCTGCTCATTGGACTCCTCCTGTGGGTGAGACGGTTCAGGCCGCCTCGTGATCATGGTAAGGGCACTCGAAATGTTCGCCGGGGATGTAGCCATGCTCGGGGCAGATGGTAAATGTCGGCGTAATGGTGAAATAGGGCAGATGGAAATTCTCGGCGATGCGCCGCGCCAAGAGTCGCGCGCTGCGCCAGTCCTCGAGGCGTTCACCGAGGAAGCCGTGAAAGACGGTGCCGCCGGTGTAGCAGGTCTGCAGGGCATCCTGGTGACGCAGGGCCTGAAAAATATCGTCGGTGCTGCCTACCGGCAGCTGGGTGCTGTTGGTGTAGTAGGGCTGGTCATCGCCAGCGGCATGGATTTCGGGAAAACGCTCGCGGTCGGCGCGTGCCAGGCGGAAACTGGTGCCTTCACCCGGCGTGGCTTCCAGGTTGTAGAGGTGACCTGTCTGGTCCTGGTAGCTTTCGAGCTTGCCGCGCATGAACTCCAGGGTTTCCTCCGCCAGCTTGTTGCCCGCGCCGGTGGTGATGTCGCGCCCGACGAGGTTGACACAGGCTTCATTCATGCCGATCAGGCCGATGGTGGAGAAGTGGTTGTCCCAGTGGCTGCCGGAGCGCTCCTGAATTCCCTGCAGGTAGAAGCGGCTGTAGGGATAGAGGCCGTGCTCGGTGAAGCGCTCGAGTTGCTTGCGCTTGATCTCAAGGGAATCGCGGGCGATATCCATCAACTCGCCGATGCGGGCGAAAAAGGCCTCTTTGTTTTCGGCCTGGTGGGCGGCGCGGGGCAGGTTGATGGTCACCACACCGATGGAGCCGGTCAGCGGGTTGCTGCCGAACAGACCGCCGCCGCGACGGCGCAGTTCGCGATTGTCGAGCCGCAGGCGGCAGCACATGGAGCGCGCATCCTCGGGGCTCATATCGGAATTGATAAAGTTGCTGAAGTAGGGGATTCCGTACTTGGCGGTCATCTCCCAGATCGGCTCGAAACGGATGCTGTCCCAGTCGAGGTCGCGAGTCAGGTTGTAGGTGGGGATCGGGAACGAGAAAATGCGCCCCGAGGAATCCCCCTCCATCATCACTTCGCAGAAGGCACGGTTGAACAGGTCCATCTCCTCCTGGAATTCGCCGTAGACCGAATCCATGAGCTGTCCGCCGATCACCACGGCCTCCTCGGCCATGCCCGCCGGGGGCGACATGTCCATGGTGACGTTGGTGAACGGAGTCTGGAAGCCGACCCGGGTGGGGACGTTCATGTTGAAGATGAACTCCTGCATGGCCTGCTTGACGTCCTTGTATTTCAGTCCGTCATAGCGGATGAACGGCGCCAGCAGGGTGTCGAAGTTGGCGAACGCCTGCGCGCCTGCCGCTTCCCCCTGCAGGGTGTAGAAGAAATTGACCACCTGCCCGAGGGCGGTGCGGAAATGTTTCGCCGGGGCGCTCTGCACCTTGCCGTAGGCGCCGGTGAATCCTTTGAGCAGCAGATCCTTCAGGTCCCAGCCGCAGCAGTAGACCGAGAGCATGCCGAGGTCGTGAATGTGGAAATCCGCTTCGCGATGGGGCGCGGCGATGTATTCGGGGTAGATCTTGTTGAGCCAGTAATTGCTGGTGATATTGCTGGCGATATGATTGTTGAGTCCCTGCAGGGAGTAGCCCATGTTGGCGTTTTCGTTGACCCGCCAGTCCTCCTGGGCCAGGTAGCTGTCGATGGACTCGACCGACTCGCGCATGAATTCGCGCGTGCGGCGCAGCGATTCGTGCTGACGGCGATAGAGGATATAGGCTTTGGCGACCTGGGCGTGGCCGTTTTCGATCAGGATCTTTTCCACCAGGTCCTGAACGTTTTCGACTGTGGGGACGCGATCGTCCTTGTAGATCACCTCAAGGATGCCGACCACCTGGCGTGCAATATCCGCGGGGCGCTCCATGTCCGTGCCGCCCACGGCCCTCACCGCTTTGCAGAGTGCTTCAACGATCTTGTCCTGTTCGAACGCGACCACGCGCCCGTCGCGTTTGCGGATGAAAGGTACCATGAGTTTTCCCCCTCTTGTCGAAATTTGCACGCCTGTCTGCCACGATAATTCATGCAGCCGACGGCGTCTGAAACCGAAATTGAATTTAGCATAGAGATGGACGCAGTCAAGGCAAAAAGCCCAATATGTAGATTAAAATTATCGGCCGCAACACCATATATTGTGATCAGCCGGTGGACAGGTTGTGGATAAGCAGAGGATGAAAAAGACGGGTCGGCCCCTGCAACCCCTCCTCTGGCCGCGCTTGACCGCAATAAGGGAGCATGCTAGACAGTTTTTCAACTCGACCCGTTTTCCCCTGTATGCGTTGCTGTATTCGGTTGCCCGACTCTCAGGTCTTGCCGGATGACCAGGAGGGGCAGGAAACAGGTTTTCATCTTACTCCTGGAGGACCCTATGGCTGAAACCACCCGCTTCGGCATTTCCATCGACGAACGTCTGCTGCAGCAGTTCGACGAGCTCATCGAAAGCAAAGGGTATGACAATCGCTCCGAAGCGATTCGCGACCTGATCCGTAATGCCCTTGTGGAGCAGCAGTGGTCCGGTGATGACGAGGAAACCGTGGGAACGGTGACCCTGGTCTACGATCACCACACCCGCGACCTGGCGGACAAACTCACCGAGCACCAGCATTCGCACCATGAGGCGGTGATCTCGACCCTGCATGTGCACCTCGACGCGCATCACTGCCTGGAAGTGGTTGTGGTCAAAGGTCGCACGTTGAAGGTGCGCCGTCTGGCCGATGAGTTGATCGGCACCAAAGGGGTCAAGCACGGCAAGCTGGTGACCTCTACCACAGGAAAAGGCTTGCAGTGAACTCAGTGTGGCGGCGTGTTGCGACAGAAAAAGTCGCATTGATGGCTTCGCCCCCTGTCATAAGGCAGGGAGCGAAGCTGAAGCGAAGGGGTCGTGCGGGTCGAAGATGAACGGAGGGGCGGAACAGATCAGCGATCTTCCAGCTTGTGACAGAAAAGGCAGCGCATGGGCGCATCGCCGGGCTTGGCCGGGTGCTCCGGCGGGAAGGCGATCTGTTCTCCGTCGTGGCACTGCTCGCACTGGGCGTCGACCTCGATCTTTTTCATGCCGGCTTCGCGCATTTCGTAGAAAGGGCGGTGGGTTTCGTCGTAGGGAACGCGCGTCGTTTTGATGGAACCGGAGATGACATAAAAAGTGATGAAAACCGCTGCCACGATGAGCAGAAACAGCCCGTCTCTCTTGCGAAAAGTCATAAGAATCGATCCTTGTTCAAGGGTGGTCGGTTACTGTTCAGTGCGGGGTCGCAACTCCCATGACAAGGGCCACTTTTCGCCATCCCTGGCCGTTTGATTGGCGCCATACCTGGCGCCAAACACCCTTGTCATGGGAGTTGCGACCCCGCGCGGTAAATCGGTACGATCTTTATTCCCTGCCGGCCAGCACCGCACAGCCGATGGCACCGTTGTGCTGGGGGTGTTCGGGCGGCAGGGGAGCGCACCCGACGGCCTGGTGCAGCAGGTGCAGGAAGGCCTGGTTGCGCGCCACCCCTCCTGTGACGAGCAGGGTGTCGCGGGGGAAGCGGCGCAGCATCGGCATCACCCGCTTGATCAGGGTCTGGTTGATCCCAGCGCACAGCTCCGACAGGGGGTAGCCCTCGACGATCTTGCCGATCAGCTCGCTTTCCCCGAATATGCCGCAAGTGGCATCCAGAGGTACAGGGTTTTCGCTGTGGCGCGAGAGCTCGTCAAGGTCGATTTCCAGAACCTGTGCCATGTTTTCCAGGTAGCGCCCGGAGCTTGCGGCGCACTTGTCGTTCATCAGGAAATCCTGCAGGATACCGTTTTCCACCCGCGCGACCTTGGTGTCCTGGCCGCCGAGATCAAGCAGGGTGAAGGTTTCGAGGCCGGTCTGAAAACGGGCGCCGGCGACATGAGCCTGAATTTCCGGAATGACCCGCGCGCCGGCCAGGTTGATGGTGTTGCGGCCGTAGCCGGTCACCACCATGGCTTCGGCCTCCTCCTGGCCGTCAAACAGGTCGAGAGCCGGGAAGTCGATCGTCAGGGCGCCGTCGCGCAAGCCGCCGTAGCGGCGGTAGAAGGAGATGGTGTCGAATTCGCGCAGCCACAGCAGTTTATCGTTGTCCATGGCGGCGAATTTGACTTTGCGGCTGCCGAGATCGATGCCGAGAGTTCTCATGCCTTACGCCCCTTGAGCATTTCAACAAACCCTTCCAGGCGGATGCGGCCGCGGGCATCGAGAGGGCCGGGGCGATCTCCTTCCAGAGTCATAACCGGAACGTCGAGCTTGCGGCGCACGATCAGGTCCTCGATCTGTCGAAAGCAGAACGATTGGACGTAGTGGATGACGCCGTCGATGCGCCGCCTTGCCACCTCCCGCTGGATGTCTTCCAGGCGGGTGAAAATGTCGTAGGGATAGGTGTAGCGCAGGTACTGCTCCTCCATGCCGGTGCAGGAAAAGGGCATGGAGAACTGGCGCTGGGTTTCGTTGAACACCACCCGCGCCTGCATCTCCTCCAGCGCCTCGTAGAGACCGCCGACAATGGGAGGCACCCCGATGTAGGCCAGTCGAAGGGCGTCCCGGCGCGGCTCGCGGGCGCGCGCCTGTTCGAGAAAGGCGTCAACCTGCTTTTCATAAGCCGCCACATCGCCGTTCATGTCCGAGGTGCACAACTGGTAGAAGTTGTTCTCCTCACCGCTAACGCGGTTCTCCTCCCAACTGAGCCGATCGATTTCGTGAACCTTGGCGCGGACCCGCCCAAGTTCACCACGGGCGTCTTCAATCTCGGCGCGGGTGACGGCGAAATATTCGGCCAGCTGATCGATCTGGCGCCCGATCGCTTGTTGCGAGCGGTCGTGGGGGTAGGAGAAGGGGATGGTCGCGGTCCCTCTGAGCGAGAGCACTTCCATCAGGGCGCGCGTATTGGAGCAGTCGCCTTCGGTGACCGCAATCACTTCATCGATGCCATGACGGACCACCGCGCCGTAAAGACCTTTGATCCAGGCGCAGATGTTGCGGGGAAAGCCATCGATTTCCGCCTCCTCGATCAGGGCCTGAGGGTCGGGTGCCGTAATGAAGATATTGTTGAGGTCCACCGGCCGCCTGCCTGCGGCTACCAGAACTTCAAGGGGAATTGTGGTGGTGAATCCGACCGTGGCGTGCGTCAATCTTGAAAAGCTCCAGGGGTGTCAGGGTTGATGATTCCCCGCGGTGGGAATGTGTTCAGTCCGTGCGGATGAAAACCAGGTAGATGACAATGCCGACCAGCACGACCCCGCCGCCGATGAAAACAAGCAGCGCGTCGTTGGTTCCCTCTTCCAGCGAGGTTCCACGCCCCATCGTGTAGGAGAGCAGCCAGGCGAACCCGACGCAGCCGACCAGGGTGGCCAGCAGCGTGCGCCATTTCATGACCAGCGCGACCAGCGCCAGAACCCCGCAAACCGCCAGGAACCAGGGATTCGTGATCAGTTCACCGAGGTTTGCCTCCTGCAGGGTGCGCACGACTTCATCGGTGCGCAGGTGGCGAAAAAAATCGGCAATGCGCGAAAGATCCATGATGAAAAGGAATCCTTATGCTGTTTGGTTGTTTTGCGCGAAAGCTTACTATAGCAGTTTCCTAATGGCTGCGGAAGGGGAAGACTGGGGAAGCCGCCATTTTTCTTGACTTTGCATGGGCCGTTTTCTACGATGAGCGGCCGATTGATGCCTTTTTCCGGGCATGATCGGGGACTGCGGTTCCGCTTATTGAATCAGGGCTGCGGAGCCTTCATCGGGAGAGAGCGGGTGATTTCAGAACGTGCCATCGGGGTTTTCGACTCCGGAGTCGGCGGCCTGACGGTTCTCAAGGAGTTGAGCCGTCAGCTGCCGGAAGAGGAACTGGTTTATCTTGGAGACACGGCGCGTGTCCCTTACGGCACCAAAAGCCCCGCCACTGTCACCCGCTACGCCCTGGAGGCGGCGGCCTTCCTGGTTTCCCTCGGCGTCAAAGCCCTTGTCGTCGCCTGCAATACGGCTTCGGCGGTGGCCCTGCCGGCCCTGGCGGCACGCTATCAGATGCCCGTTTTCGGCGTGATCGGTCCCGGTGCCGCGCGCGCCCTTCAGCTCAGCCGCGGCAGGCGCATCGGCGTCATCGGCACCGAGGGCACCATTAAAAGCGAGGCTTATGCCCGCGCTCTTCACCAGCTCGACAGCCGCGTTCATGTGTTCGGCGTGCCCTGCCCGCTGTTTGTTCCTCTTGCGGAGGAAGGGTGGGCCGATCATCCCATTGCGCACATGGCGGCCAGTGAATACCTGATGCCGCTGCTGACCGAGAAAATCGATACACTCGTTCTTGGTTGTACTCATTACCCCCTGCTCAAGAACACCCTGTCTCAAGTGCTTGGTCCCCAGATCGCCCTGGTCGATTCCGCTGAGGAAACAGCGGCCGCAGTTGCGTGCCGCCTGAATGAAGACTCCCTCACTCGCCATACCCCCTGCTCGCCTCACCGTTTTTTCGTCACCGACGTGCCCGATCGTTTTGAACGGGTTGGCGGAGCCTTCTGGGGGGAGCCGCTGCATGGTGTCAAACAGGTGGAGATCGGTTGATTGAATGCCGGGCTCAAAGCCGGGCTGAAAGCGGAGATTCAGATATGTTTTCAAGGCGCTCCATTCTCGCATCGGCAGTTATTGTTCTCGGACTGGCGGCAGTTTTTGCCCTCGCTTTCTGGGCCGGCAAAATCAATCTGTTCGCCCCCGCGCCGCCTGAAGTAGCGCCCACGTCCACTGAGCCGCCGGTGATGCGTGAAATCATCCTTTATTTCAGCGACCCGCAGGCGGAATTTCTGGTGACGGAAAGCCGTGAGATCGTCGAGTGCGGCAGCGACCGGGAGTGCGTACGCGCGGTGGTTGAGGAGTTGATTCTCGGTCCCAGGGAAGGGCTCATTACGGTATTGCCGCCCCAGGCGAAACTGCTGGCGGTGGATATAGAGGGGCCGATTGCCGTTCTTGATTTCAGCCGTGATCTGATTACACGCCATCCCGGCGGCAGCATATCGGAATTGCTGACGGTGCATGCGTTGGCCAATACGGTTGCGGTCAATTTCCCCCATCTGCGACAGGTGAGGATACTGGTCGCCGGAGAGGCGGTGGAGACCTTGAAGGGGCATGTGGATGTGAGGGCGCCGATCGCCGCTGACTTCCGCCTGACGCGCCCGCCATCGGATGGCGAAACGGATGATCACCCTGATCAAGGAGGCTCGAAATGAATTCTTTTCTCAACGCCCTCAAGCAACGCGTGCTGGTCCTAGACGGCGCCATGGGGACCATGTTGCAGGAGCGGGGACTGGCCCCCGGCGCCAGCCCCGAGGCCATGAACCTGGAGTCGCCCGAAGTGGTGGCGGCAGTTCACCAGGCCTATGCCGAAGCCGGGGCCGATATCATCGTGACCAATACCTTCGGTGGCAACCGGGTCAAACTCAGTCATTATCAGCTTGAGAACCGGGTCGAGGAGATCAATGCGCGCGGGATCGAGCTGGCTCGCCGCGCCGCGCCGCAATCCTTCATTGCCGGTTCCATCGGGCCCACCGGCCGCTTTCTCGAACCGGTCGGAGATGCCGGTTTCGACGAAATGGTCGAGGTGTTCGGCGAGCAGGTTCGAGCTTTTGCCGTTGCCGGTGCCGACCTGATCACCCTGGAGACTTTTCTCGATATACGTGAATTGCGGGCGGCGGTGGTGGCCTGCAAGGAGTTTTCTCAGCTGCCGGTGGTAGCGCAGATGACTTTTGACGACGGCGGGCGCAGCGTGCTGGGGACGCCGCCGGAAGCTGCAGCCGTGACCCTCGATGCGCTCGGGGTGGATGTGGTGGGGTCCAACTGCGGTCTCGGCCCCGAGGGAATTCATGCCCTGCTCGAGAAGATGCGTGCCGTGACCGCTCTGCCTCTTATTTCACAGGCCAATGCCGGGCTGCCGCAGCTGGTGGGTGATCAGACGGTTTTTCCTGCCGGCCCCGACGATATGACCGTTCTGCATGACCGCCTGATCGCCCTGGGCGTGCGCATCATCGGCGGCTGCTGCGGCACCACGCCGGACCATATCCGCGCCATCCGTGCGGCCCTCGAAGGGCGCGACCAGAACTGGACCCCGCCCGCTCGCGGCCTGTATCTCTCCAGCCGCGGCACGGTGGTGCCGGTCGGGGGAGAGGCGGCCTGCGCCATTATCGGCGAACGCATCAACCCCACTGGCAAAAAAGGTTATGCCGCCGAG
Protein-coding sequences here:
- the nikR gene encoding nickel-responsive transcriptional regulator NikR translates to MAETTRFGISIDERLLQQFDELIESKGYDNRSEAIRDLIRNALVEQQWSGDDEETVGTVTLVYDHHTRDLADKLTEHQHSHHEAVISTLHVHLDAHHCLEVVVVKGRTLKVRRLADELIGTKGVKHGKLVTSTTGKGLQ
- a CDS encoding acyl-CoA dehydratase activase, whose product is MRTLGIDLGSRKVKFAAMDNDKLLWLREFDTISFYRRYGGLRDGALTIDFPALDLFDGQEEAEAMVVTGYGRNTINLAGARVIPEIQAHVAGARFQTGLETFTLLDLGGQDTKVARVENGILQDFLMNDKCAASSGRYLENMAQVLEIDLDELSRHSENPVPLDATCGIFGESELIGKIVEGYPLSELCAGINQTLIKRVMPMLRRFPRDTLLVTGGVARNQAFLHLLHQAVGCAPLPPEHPQHNGAIGCAVLAGRE
- a CDS encoding 2-hydroxyacyl-CoA dehydratase family protein, which produces MTHATVGFTTTIPLEVLVAAGRRPVDLNNIFITAPDPQALIEEAEIDGFPRNICAWIKGLYGAVVRHGIDEVIAVTEGDCSNTRALMEVLSLRGTATIPFSYPHDRSQQAIGRQIDQLAEYFAVTRAEIEDARGELGRVRAKVHEIDRLSWEENRVSGEENNFYQLCTSDMNGDVAAYEKQVDAFLEQARAREPRRDALRLAYIGVPPIVGGLYEALEEMQARVVFNETQRQFSMPFSCTGMEEQYLRYTYPYDIFTRLEDIQREVARRRIDGVIHYVQSFCFRQIEDLIVRRKLDVPVMTLEGDRPGPLDARGRIRLEGFVEMLKGRKA
- the murI gene encoding glutamate racemase, giving the protein MSERAIGVFDSGVGGLTVLKELSRQLPEEELVYLGDTARVPYGTKSPATVTRYALEAAAFLVSLGVKALVVACNTASAVALPALAARYQMPVFGVIGPGAARALQLSRGRRIGVIGTEGTIKSEAYARALHQLDSRVHVFGVPCPLFVPLAEEGWADHPIAHMAASEYLMPLLTEKIDTLVLGCTHYPLLKNTLSQVLGPQIALVDSAEETAAAVACRLNEDSLTRHTPCSPHRFFVTDVPDRFERVGGAFWGEPLHGVKQVEIG
- a CDS encoding GerMN domain-containing protein produces the protein MFSRRSILASAVIVLGLAAVFALAFWAGKINLFAPAPPEVAPTSTEPPVMREIILYFSDPQAEFLVTESREIVECGSDRECVRAVVEELILGPREGLITVLPPQAKLLAVDIEGPIAVLDFSRDLITRHPGGSISELLTVHALANTVAVNFPHLRQVRILVAGEAVETLKGHVDVRAPIAADFRLTRPPSDGETDDHPDQGGSK